The genomic segment CGACCTTCTCCAAATATGCTGATCCACTGAAGGGCCAGAAGCTGGAGCCTGTCGCCATCCTGAAGGCAAGTGATGCCAAGACCGATGGTGTCTACCGCAAACCTTCCATGGTCTTCTCGATCTCGAAGCGTTCGAAGGATCCGAAGGCTGCTGCCCAGATCGTCAACTGCCTGCTGAACGAGCCGGAAGCCATCAAGATCCTCGGTACATCCCGCGGTCTTCCCGCCAGCAAGATTGCAGCCAAGACCTTGACGGATGGCGGTAAGATCGAGGCGGAACTTCTGAAGGCGCATGACATCATCGTCAAGGCCAGCGGCCCCACCGTTTCGCCGCTGAACGAGCATCCGGAAATCCGCTCCGTCTTCCTCGATGCGCTCGAAGAATATGCTTACGGACAGATTGATTCCAAGGAAGCCGCAGAAACCATCATTGATGGCGTGAACGGCGTTCTGAAGAAATTCTGATCCTCCCAAGGGCCTCGCGCGCGAATGCCGCGCGGGGCCAACCTCCCGCTTTCCGAGGACATGTCCATGTCGCGACTAGCGCTGATTGCTGTGAGCACCCGCACGGCGACTGTCAGCATTGATGCCGAACAGAGCCACTTTTTCCTGCCCGCATTGGTGAACTGGCGTCTCATCAACGATGAGAATGAGACCGTTGCCACCGGAGTTGCCGATCAGGCCGTATTCACGATCTACGACCTGCAACCTTCGACACGATATCGACTTGTGTGCGACAAAGACGAGCTCGACATCAATACCAGTAGGGAGAGCAGGCTCGTCAACATCGTCGACGAGGGCGCATCACCGGAACTGGACGATAATGCGCCACGCATACAGGCGGCGATCAATACGCTTCCGAATGATGCCACACTTGTCATTCCCGCTGGTACGTTCCGCTCAGGGCCTCTGTTTCTGAAGAGCAATATGACTTTGCTTCTGGAGGAAGGTGCTGTTCTGCTGGGCCATGAAAACCGGAAGCACTATCCTATCCTGCCTGCGCGCCATGCCGATGGTAGGGTTCTTGGAACCTGGGAAGGGGTGGCGGAAGCCTGCTTTGCCAGTCTCATTACTGCCATCGACTGCCAGAATCTGAACATCACCGGGGCCGGGCTGATCAACGGTGGCGCCGATGCGGCCGATTGGTGGACGTGGCCGAAGGAAACCCGCGATGGCGCCCGGCGTCCCCGCACGCTGTTCGTTTCGCATTCCGACCATGTGCAAGTGACCGGTCTGACGATATGCAATTCACCCTCCTGGACAGTTCATCCAGTCTTCTGCCGGGACTTTCTGGCTGCGGATCTGCGCATATCCAACGATCCCCATTCGCCCAACACCGACGGTTTGAACCCGGAATGCAGCCGGGATGTCAGATTGGCGGGCATTCATTTCTCCGTCGGCGATGACTGTATCGCCATCAAGGCGGGCAAGAGGGATCCGAAAGGTGGACTGGACCAACCCTGTGAAGGCATCCTCATCGAGAATTGCCATATGCAGCGCGGGCATGGCGGCGTCGTGATCGGAAGCGAAATGAGCGGCACGGTGCGCGACGTTATCATTCGTAGATGTTCTCTGCGGGAAACCGACCGCGGCCTACGCATCAAGACCCGGCGCGGACGCGGTGGTCAGGTGAGCAATATCTCACTGGATGATTGCTACATGGACCGGGTTGCAACGCCGCTCGTGATCAACGCATTTTACTTCTGTGACGCGGACGGAAAATCCGATTACGTTCAATCCCGCTCGCCGCTTCCTGTTACCGATGCTACGCCGAAGATATCCGGGATTCATCTTCGAAATGTCGTGGCGGACAACGTGGGCACTGCCGCAGCCGCATTTTATGGCCTGCCAGAAGCGCCCGTGACAGGAATTTCAATCGAGAACTATCGGGTCACATTCGATCCGAATGCCAAACCGGATGTGCCGGACATGGCCTGCGGCTTCATCCCCCTTCGTCATGGCGGGATCATTGCCGAAAATGCCGAATTCGATCGCCGTGATGGGATCGTCCTGACTCCTTCTTTGCAGAGTGTTTCCGCATGAACATCAACCTGCCTGACTATTTCGACGCCTATGCCCGAGACTACAGCCTCTACAAGGGAGGAGCCTCCTGCTACGAAGACGGCTGTCTTTATCGCGGTCTCATCATGCTGCACGAGGCAACGGGCGAGGAGCGTTGGTTCCGTCATCTGAAGCGGCTCGCAGACGCTCAGGTCCGCCCAAACGGGGAACTGGCTGGCTACACAGTTGACGAATACAACATCGACAACGTGCTTCCCGGTCGTGCGTTTCTCTACCTTGCGGGGCGCACCGGCGACGATCGCTATCGCAAGGCGGCGGATCTGCTGGCGAAACAGCTGGAAACGCATCCCAGGATTGAGGCCGGACCACATTGGCACAAGCTGCGCTACCCGCATCAGGTCTGGCTGGACGGCCTTTACATGGCTTTGCCATTCAAGGCGGAATATGCGGCTGCCGCCCGGCAGTCCAGGCTTGCCGAGCAGGCACTTGGCGAAATGTTGTCGGCTCTTCGCCTGACTGAAGACAAGGATGCCAATCTCTATCGCCACGGCTACGACGAATCGCGGCAACAGAAATGGGCAGATCCGGCGACAGGTCTTTCACCCGCACATTGGGGACGCTCCCTTGGCTGGTTGGCCATGGCGCTTGTCGATCTGATCGATGCCTTGCCACCGGGAGCTTCCACCAATCAGCTTTCTGCCAGGTTGCTGTCCCTGCTGCTGCGGCTACAGGAACTGCAACTTCCCGATGGTCGCTGGCTGCAGGTCATCGACCAGCCGGAACTCGCCGGCAACTATGCAGAGAGTTCCGCAACGGCGATGCTGGCCTATGCGTACATGAAGGCTGCGCGCCTGCCCGGACTTTCACCCGCTTTGGCAGATACCGGTCAGAAAGCTCTGGATGGGTTGATGACCAACGCCATGATCAAGAACGCAGATGGCCGAACCGTTCTCGGCAACATCTGCTGCGTGGCCGGGCTTGGTGGTTTCGATGGCAATTACCGGGACGGTACGCCTGAGTACTATCTGACCGAGGTTTTGCACGATGACGACATCAAGGGCGTTGCACCGCTTATGATGGCCTATTCGGAATTCGTCAGCGCGGGCGATGCCATGGCAGGGCAGGACAGGATAACTGCATAGCCGTTTGCCTATAATTCGTGGATCTGAACATCGGGAACCACGGATCTTGCAATATCGCATAAATGCCGGTGGTGGGTCAGATAGATCACCTGACCCATGGTCGCCATCTGTCCGAACAGCCGGAAAACCTCCTCGGAACGCGGTTCGTCGAATGTTTCCATGATGTCGTCAGCGACGAAGGGAATGGACGGGCGAACGGCCGCGAATTCTTCGTAGCCCGCAAGTCTCAGTGCCAGATAGAGCTGGTAGCGCGTACCGGTCGACATGGCATCCGATAGCTTGGAGCCTCCATCCCTCGTTACGCCGATCAGAATTTCCTTGCCGCCATCGGGCTGGGTGCTGAGGCCTGAATATTCATTTCGGGTCATCTGCCGGAACGCAGCAGAGGCCTTGGTCATCATCGAACTGCGGTGTTTCTCACGATAAAGGCTCAATGCAGTCTCAGCAGCCATGGTGCCAGCGCGCAACCGAAGATAACGCTGGGCCTGATCCTGAGTATCGAGAATGATGGTCGCGCGTCGTGCTTCAAGGCGAGCCACGGCATCATCGCCGCCAACCGCGTCGATCTTGTCCTGCGCACGCGTCAGTTCTGCGTAAAGTTCGCGCGATCGCTGAGACAGGTTCTCAATCGTTTGCGTCAACTGTTGAACATCCGACGCCGCGCGTTCTGCATCCAGGTCAGTCAGCATGCGAACAGCATCATCCAGGCTATTCACAGGCAGCATGTCCAGCAGTTGATGGCGAAGTTCGGCCGCGCGTACGTCCAACCTGTCGCGCTCTGCGGCCCGCTCCAGATGTTGGCTGACGGCCTCAAGACTTTCGACCCCAAAGAATGACGTGAATTCTGCCTTGCGCGATGCGTGGGCCGCAAGCCTTAGATCGACAGCTTCCAGCGCTTCCTTCTGCCTTCCAAGATCGGCCATCCGGGACTGCCGGTGCAATTGCAGCTGTTCCACTTCTTGTCTGCCACGTTCCAGTCGGCCGGCAAGGGCGATCACATCCCCATCTGTCTCAGCCCAGCCAACGGATGCGCCAAGCTCTCGAACCTGTTCTGTGAACCGCGCAATGTCCCGTGCCATCAGTTCCGTGCGATGGGCCAGCTGATCGCGCTGTCCAATGAGACGGGGCAGATCCGCCAGTCGATCGAGAATGCCGCGCACCGCGGCGGGGTCCGTCTCTTCCGCGAACCACGTCCTGTTCAGCGCATTGGTCCACTCTGCGTGCCATTCATCTTGCGCCTGGCGCGCGTTCGCCAGATCCTGCTGGCGCTCACTCAAATCACGCTTCAGCTCGCCAAGTCTGTTCGCTTGCTGGTGCCGCTCCCGGGCCTGTTCCTGACCTGCAGCCAGCCAGTGGCTGATGGTGTCGAGTTTGCCCTCGAAATCAGCTGGTGAAGTTTGAATGTCTGGAATATCCGAAAGCAGCAGGTTCAGTTCTTCTAGCTGCTGCCGTTCCGTTTCCTGTAACTCCTCCACTTTATCGTTGGCTTCGGCCCAGCTGTCGTAAGCGGAAAGGTAGTCTGCCCGCGCTCTGGAGAAACCTTCGATCCATGAGATCACAGCCGGGATGTCAGCTTCCTTTCCACGCTCGAAAGGCAGTACCTCCATCAGACGATGCAACAGATCCGTTCGTTCCTGGCTGATCTCGGCGAGAGCCTCTTCGGTCTCCCGTAGTTTCACCGCGAGCGCCTGCCGCTCTTGCCGCAGCCGCCGCCACTCAACCAACTCCCCGGAGTGGGAAAGACGGCTGTCGTTGACCTTGTCGTACTCTTGCATCAAGGCGTCGAAGGCCTGCGCGGTCTCCGGAGTTAAACTCCTTAGATGCTGCTGCCATGCCTCGTTTCGACGCTGGCGTAGCGCGGCGGCGGATGCGTCATCAAAATTTTCCGCCTCGCTACGCGATGCAGCAAGACGCGCCTCCGTCTCCGCAAGCCGCGTGCGGGTTTCGCGCAGGCTTTCCTTCATGCGGGCCGTCTGCCGGTCCAACTCCGCAGACTGCTGACGCCAAGCCTCCATCTGCCGAGGTTCGGGCACTCTCAGAGACCTAAGCTCGTCGGCGGTCCCCTCCCAGGGCAGAAGAGCGGTCG from the Rhizobium rhizoryzae genome contains:
- a CDS encoding polygalacturonase PglA produces the protein MSRLALIAVSTRTATVSIDAEQSHFFLPALVNWRLINDENETVATGVADQAVFTIYDLQPSTRYRLVCDKDELDINTSRESRLVNIVDEGASPELDDNAPRIQAAINTLPNDATLVIPAGTFRSGPLFLKSNMTLLLEEGAVLLGHENRKHYPILPARHADGRVLGTWEGVAEACFASLITAIDCQNLNITGAGLINGGADAADWWTWPKETRDGARRPRTLFVSHSDHVQVTGLTICNSPSWTVHPVFCRDFLAADLRISNDPHSPNTDGLNPECSRDVRLAGIHFSVGDDCIAIKAGKRDPKGGLDQPCEGILIENCHMQRGHGGVVIGSEMSGTVRDVIIRRCSLRETDRGLRIKTRRGRGGQVSNISLDDCYMDRVATPLVINAFYFCDADGKSDYVQSRSPLPVTDATPKISGIHLRNVVADNVGTAAAAFYGLPEAPVTGISIENYRVTFDPNAKPDVPDMACGFIPLRHGGIIAENAEFDRRDGIVLTPSLQSVSA
- a CDS encoding glycoside hydrolase family 88/105 protein → MNINLPDYFDAYARDYSLYKGGASCYEDGCLYRGLIMLHEATGEERWFRHLKRLADAQVRPNGELAGYTVDEYNIDNVLPGRAFLYLAGRTGDDRYRKAADLLAKQLETHPRIEAGPHWHKLRYPHQVWLDGLYMALPFKAEYAAAARQSRLAEQALGEMLSALRLTEDKDANLYRHGYDESRQQKWADPATGLSPAHWGRSLGWLAMALVDLIDALPPGASTNQLSARLLSLLLRLQELQLPDGRWLQVIDQPELAGNYAESSATAMLAYAYMKAARLPGLSPALADTGQKALDGLMTNAMIKNADGRTVLGNICCVAGLGGFDGNYRDGTPEYYLTEVLHDDDIKGVAPLMMAYSEFVSAGDAMAGQDRITA
- a CDS encoding ATP-binding protein is translated as MRLSRLDLTRYGKFTDRVLDFGARREGLPDLHIVYGLNEAGKSTAFSAYLDLLFGIPDKSSYDFLHAYSAMQIGGRLEIDGRGQDFIRIKKRTNALLDHSGQPLPEAVIASALGGLTRDSYRAMFSLDEHSLQDGGRAIVESKGDLGELLFSASAGLAELSRVLNATEEEAFAFHKKRARTTQLADLKQRLAGLKAERDEIDTYAPAFAGLVSTRDQVQKNYSAVLQELSGAQVGALKLQAELRALPLLRELRRTEEALAPLADLPRPPREWAALLAEAMRDETQLETERAGLAASIERLENEIAAIAIDTKIRDAADAISALTVEKARHITGVKDLEKRQFELAESQALLQQALRALGKEGENQPETLILSPALTGKLRDLIETRSGISATLKTVQREVERIEAAIELAAVKLADHSSSDRDERKDRQVTAVLERLRKSDTRSLITLEKRGLERLRRQVEQTATALLPWEGTADELRSLRVPEPRQMEAWRQQSAELDRQTARMKESLRETRTRLAETEARLAASRSEAENFDDASAAALRQRRNEAWQQHLRSLTPETAQAFDALMQEYDKVNDSRLSHSGELVEWRRLRQERQALAVKLRETEEALAEISQERTDLLHRLMEVLPFERGKEADIPAVISWIEGFSRARADYLSAYDSWAEANDKVEELQETERQQLEELNLLLSDIPDIQTSPADFEGKLDTISHWLAAGQEQARERHQQANRLGELKRDLSERQQDLANARQAQDEWHAEWTNALNRTWFAEETDPAAVRGILDRLADLPRLIGQRDQLAHRTELMARDIARFTEQVRELGASVGWAETDGDVIALAGRLERGRQEVEQLQLHRQSRMADLGRQKEALEAVDLRLAAHASRKAEFTSFFGVESLEAVSQHLERAAERDRLDVRAAELRHQLLDMLPVNSLDDAVRMLTDLDAERAASDVQQLTQTIENLSQRSRELYAELTRAQDKIDAVGGDDAVARLEARRATIILDTQDQAQRYLRLRAGTMAAETALSLYREKHRSSMMTKASAAFRQMTRNEYSGLSTQPDGGKEILIGVTRDGGSKLSDAMSTGTRYQLYLALRLAGYEEFAAVRPSIPFVADDIMETFDEPRSEEVFRLFGQMATMGQVIYLTHHRHLCDIARSVVPDVQIHEL